One Sagittula stellata E-37 genomic window carries:
- a CDS encoding ABC transporter substrate-binding protein gives MTAALALGATTASAQDLVWARYGDIDSLDPHRATSTLSMQVWDQIYDTLLAFDMDGTPGPNMAKSWEVSEDGLEYTFTLNDGILCHDGTAFDANDVKFTIDRAFGDTPSLTKTSWGPITDVTVEDPLTFKVTLESKFGAFLPFLADSFSSMVCDTNTADTFGSTTAIGTGPFILDEWVKGSEIVLSKNPDYVNYGEPWENDGAPHIDRLLIRTVPEAQTRLAALSTGEVHIAEPPFDDIEAIKADGELDIMVAENTGQDVFWEFTVSRPPFDDIRARQAVAYATDPQMAIDIIYGGLTNREWCPVARGVFGNDQEFCKQYGYEYDPEKAKELLAEMGYGPDNPMKTTMFVWTGGNRHKLAEIFQSQLAQVGIDASIEIMDIGTMNARVKAQNEDSTSEEPGTFDMMTWSWYDPDILYQLWHSPGAYSGFQNAELDAMLEETRTTIELEARLEKVQAVIKYLMENAVHIGLYSPGWEWVFAVRPEVEGFKVGPFLHPSFLDVTVTSGG, from the coding sequence ATGACGGCTGCGCTGGCGCTCGGCGCGACCACGGCAAGCGCCCAGGACCTCGTTTGGGCGCGGTACGGGGACATCGACAGCCTCGATCCGCACCGCGCGACAAGCACGCTTTCGATGCAGGTCTGGGACCAGATCTATGACACTTTGCTCGCCTTCGACATGGACGGCACACCCGGCCCGAACATGGCGAAAAGCTGGGAGGTCAGCGAGGATGGCCTCGAATACACCTTCACCCTGAACGACGGCATCCTGTGCCATGACGGCACGGCCTTCGACGCCAATGACGTGAAGTTCACCATCGACCGCGCATTCGGCGACACGCCAAGCCTGACGAAGACAAGCTGGGGCCCGATCACCGACGTCACCGTCGAGGACCCGCTGACGTTCAAGGTCACGCTGGAAAGCAAATTCGGCGCCTTCCTCCCGTTTCTCGCCGACAGCTTCTCGTCGATGGTCTGCGACACCAACACGGCGGACACCTTCGGGTCGACCACCGCCATCGGCACCGGGCCCTTCATCCTCGACGAATGGGTCAAGGGCAGCGAGATCGTCCTGTCGAAGAACCCCGACTACGTGAACTACGGCGAACCGTGGGAGAACGACGGCGCCCCGCACATCGACAGGCTGCTGATCCGCACCGTGCCCGAGGCGCAAACCCGTCTCGCCGCGCTGAGCACGGGCGAGGTCCACATCGCGGAACCGCCCTTCGACGACATCGAGGCGATCAAGGCTGATGGCGAGCTGGACATCATGGTGGCCGAGAACACCGGCCAGGACGTGTTCTGGGAATTCACCGTCTCGCGTCCGCCCTTCGACGACATCCGCGCGCGGCAGGCCGTGGCCTATGCCACCGATCCGCAGATGGCGATCGATATCATCTACGGCGGGCTGACCAACCGTGAGTGGTGCCCGGTCGCCCGCGGCGTCTTTGGCAACGATCAGGAGTTCTGCAAGCAGTACGGGTACGAGTACGATCCCGAGAAGGCGAAGGAGCTGCTGGCCGAGATGGGCTATGGCCCGGACAACCCGATGAAAACGACGATGTTCGTCTGGACCGGTGGCAACCGGCACAAGCTGGCGGAAATCTTCCAGTCGCAACTTGCACAGGTCGGCATCGACGCCAGCATCGAGATCATGGACATCGGCACCATGAACGCCCGCGTGAAGGCACAGAACGAAGACAGCACCTCGGAGGAACCGGGCACGTTCGACATGATGACGTGGTCCTGGTACGACCCGGACATCCTCTACCAGCTCTGGCATTCGCCCGGCGCCTATTCGGGTTTCCAGAACGCCGAGCTTGACGCCATGCTTGAGGAAACCCGCACCACCATCGAGCTCGAAGCCCGGCTGGAAAAGGTGCAGGCGGTCATCAAGTACCTCATGGAAAACGCGGTTCACATCGGCCTCTACAGCCCCGGCTGGGAATGGGTGTTCGCCGTGCGCCCCGAGGTCGAAGGCTTCAAGGTCGGGCCCTTCCTCCACCCCAGTTTCCTTGACGTCACGGTGACAAGCGGGGGCTGA
- a CDS encoding ABC transporter permease, with translation MGKFILQRLLAALVTIWIATIAVTILIHLVPGDPVRIMYGSFQTTPEELEAIRVRLGLDQPIWTQYFMYLERLLHGDLGRSIVGDQPVLDVLLTRFPATLALTVSSLAIAIVVGMSLGFLAAYKRGTWFDVGAMVIAIVGVSMPHFWLGLLLLFLFALQLQWLPVAGGDWRSLILPALTLGLANAAVLARLTRSAMIDIFDQDFIRTARAKGLPRSIVLYRHALRSGLVPVVSMLGLQFAYLMGGAIVIENVFAWNGVGRLAIEAVLSRDYPLIQGFILFFATVVALASVVIDIAYAFLDPRIRYS, from the coding sequence ATGGGCAAGTTCATCCTCCAGCGTTTGCTTGCCGCGCTCGTGACGATCTGGATCGCGACCATCGCGGTGACGATCCTCATCCACCTCGTGCCCGGCGATCCGGTGCGGATCATGTACGGCAGCTTCCAGACCACGCCCGAGGAGCTGGAGGCGATCCGCGTCAGGCTTGGCCTCGATCAGCCGATCTGGACGCAGTATTTCATGTACCTCGAAAGGTTGCTGCACGGCGATCTGGGCCGCTCCATCGTCGGCGACCAGCCGGTGCTCGACGTGCTCCTGACGCGCTTTCCGGCGACGCTGGCGCTGACCGTGTCCAGCCTTGCCATTGCCATCGTGGTGGGCATGAGCCTTGGCTTCCTGGCCGCCTACAAGCGCGGCACATGGTTTGACGTGGGGGCGATGGTCATCGCCATCGTGGGTGTGTCCATGCCACACTTCTGGCTGGGGCTGCTCCTGCTTTTCCTCTTCGCGCTGCAACTGCAATGGCTGCCCGTGGCGGGCGGAGACTGGCGCAGCCTGATCCTGCCTGCCCTCACGCTGGGCCTTGCCAATGCCGCCGTGCTGGCCCGCCTGACACGGTCCGCCATGATCGACATCTTCGATCAGGACTTCATCCGCACCGCCCGCGCCAAGGGGCTGCCACGGTCCATCGTGCTTTACCGCCACGCGCTGCGCTCCGGCCTCGTTCCGGTGGTGTCGATGCTTGGCCTGCAGTTCGCCTACCTGATGGGCGGCGCCATCGTGATCGAGAACGTCTTTGCCTGGAACGGCGTCGGGCGTCTTGCCATCGAGGCCGTGCTGTCGCGGGACTACCCGCTCATCCAGGGTTTCATCCTCTTCTTTGCAACCGTGGTCGCACTGGCGTCGGTGGTGATCGACATCGCCTATGCCTTCCTTGACCCCCGCATCCGGTATTCGTGA
- the nikC gene encoding nickel transporter permease, with protein MIHSSSTAELADDLATESAPRKRSFWRALVASPSGLIGLVIVAVLIVAALTAPMIAPFDPLRMAAGPRLQPPSLDHLMGTDDFGRDVLSRIIYGARLTLQIGVIAVGISLTAGLLLGLVAGYSSGWTERVLMRLVDVLFSFTEIVIALACLAIFGVGLTNAMIAIGIASIPFYARVTHSVVLVEKGKPYFEAAVAAGAGHLRLIFLHLLPNVVPTLIVIGTLGVSTAILAAAGLSFLGLGAQPPQPEWGFMLSSSRDLISRAPWMMIFPGLAIAITVLGFNLLGDGIREALDPRQTER; from the coding sequence ATGATCCACTCATCCTCCACCGCCGAACTGGCGGACGATCTGGCTACCGAATCCGCTCCGCGCAAGCGAAGCTTCTGGCGGGCGCTGGTGGCCAGCCCATCGGGCCTTATCGGCCTCGTGATCGTGGCGGTACTGATCGTGGCCGCCCTGACCGCCCCTATGATCGCGCCATTCGATCCACTGCGCATGGCGGCGGGGCCGAGGCTTCAGCCGCCGTCGCTGGATCACCTCATGGGCACCGACGACTTCGGTCGCGACGTACTGAGCCGGATCATCTACGGCGCGCGTCTAACGCTGCAGATCGGAGTGATCGCCGTGGGCATCTCGCTGACCGCCGGCCTGCTTCTGGGGCTTGTCGCGGGCTACTCCTCCGGCTGGACCGAGCGCGTGCTGATGCGGCTGGTGGACGTGCTGTTCTCCTTCACCGAGATCGTGATCGCCCTGGCCTGCCTCGCCATCTTCGGCGTGGGTCTGACCAACGCGATGATCGCAATCGGCATCGCGTCGATCCCCTTCTACGCCCGCGTGACGCACTCCGTCGTGCTGGTGGAAAAGGGCAAACCCTACTTCGAAGCTGCGGTCGCGGCCGGCGCCGGGCACTTGCGTCTGATCTTCCTTCACCTGCTGCCCAACGTGGTGCCGACCCTGATCGTGATCGGCACGCTCGGTGTCTCGACCGCGATACTCGCCGCCGCCGGACTGTCCTTCCTCGGCCTCGGCGCGCAGCCGCCGCAGCCAGAATGGGGTTTCATGCTGTCCTCGTCACGCGACCTGATTTCCCGCGCGCCGTGGATGATGATCTTTCCCGGCCTCGCCATCGCCATCACCGTCCTGGGCTTCAACCTCTTGGGCGACGGCATCCGCGAGGCCCTCGACCCGAGGCAGACAGAACGATGA
- a CDS encoding ABC transporter ATP-binding protein — MTSDTDAPLLSVNGLTISFGKGRNRNVAVQDLSYDLNPGETLAIVGESGSGKSVSSMALLGLLPPGSANVETGTATFDGRDLLTLTDEQLRGIRGDRVTMIFQEPMTSLTPVLRIGQQLTEALIEHKGMSRSEAAARGRAMLTLVGLDKPDRRMRQFPHELSGGMRQRVMIAMAMASDPAILLADEPTTALDVTVQAQILDLMRDLKTRFGTSIILITHDMGVVAEMADRVVVMRKGRKIEEGTVREIFEAPQHDYTKALLAAVPRLGAHAAAAEPRQVVDSPARPGDRLLHTYGMSKTFRERGLFAAKAGGTAAMQDVGFDLAAGETLALVGESGSGKSTTGRAVLRLLDLDEGVIEIGGTDMRKLSGKAVRKARREMQMIFQDPFASLNSRLSAGRLVAEPMVIHGLASGKDLQDRTEQLFLRVGLEADHMRRFPHEFSGGQRQRLSIARALSVNPKLIVADEPTSALDVSVQAQVLELMLELQQSLGLAYLFISHDMAVVEEVAHRVAVMRRGRIVEIGPRQAVLNDPRHAYTKALLAAVPVPDPTRTRGALPSLDADQLPMGPLTEIAPQHMVAS; from the coding sequence ATGACATCAGACACCGACGCCCCCCTCCTGTCGGTCAACGGGCTGACCATCTCCTTCGGCAAGGGTCGCAACCGCAACGTCGCGGTGCAGGACCTGAGCTACGACCTCAACCCCGGCGAAACGCTGGCCATCGTCGGAGAAAGCGGATCGGGGAAAAGCGTGTCCTCCATGGCGCTGCTCGGCCTGCTGCCGCCGGGGTCGGCAAACGTCGAAACCGGCACGGCCACATTCGACGGGCGTGATCTTCTGACCCTCACTGACGAGCAGTTGCGCGGGATCCGGGGCGACCGGGTGACGATGATCTTTCAGGAACCGATGACGTCGCTCACGCCGGTCCTGCGCATCGGCCAGCAACTGACCGAAGCACTGATCGAGCACAAGGGCATGTCCCGCTCCGAGGCTGCCGCACGTGGCCGCGCGATGCTGACCCTCGTCGGGCTCGACAAACCCGACCGGCGGATGCGGCAATTCCCGCACGAACTGTCGGGCGGCATGCGACAGCGGGTGATGATCGCCATGGCCATGGCCTCAGACCCGGCCATCCTGCTGGCAGATGAACCGACGACGGCGCTGGACGTGACCGTACAGGCGCAGATCCTCGACCTCATGCGTGACCTGAAGACCCGGTTCGGCACGTCGATCATCCTCATCACCCATGACATGGGCGTGGTGGCCGAGATGGCCGACCGCGTCGTCGTCATGCGCAAGGGCCGGAAGATCGAGGAAGGCACCGTCCGCGAAATCTTCGAGGCGCCGCAACACGATTACACCAAGGCGCTGCTGGCCGCCGTGCCGCGGCTTGGTGCCCATGCGGCGGCGGCGGAGCCCCGGCAGGTGGTGGACAGCCCGGCCCGCCCCGGCGACCGTCTGCTGCACACGTATGGCATGTCCAAAACCTTCCGCGAACGCGGGCTGTTCGCTGCGAAGGCCGGTGGCACGGCGGCGATGCAGGACGTGGGTTTCGACCTCGCCGCCGGCGAAACGCTGGCGCTTGTGGGCGAAAGCGGTTCCGGTAAATCGACAACCGGGCGTGCCGTGCTCAGGCTGCTCGACCTGGACGAAGGCGTTATCGAAATCGGCGGCACCGACATGCGCAAGCTGTCGGGCAAGGCCGTCCGCAAGGCGCGACGCGAGATGCAGATGATCTTCCAGGACCCGTTCGCCTCGCTCAACTCGCGCCTCAGCGCCGGGCGTCTGGTGGCGGAACCAATGGTGATCCACGGGTTGGCGAGCGGCAAGGACCTGCAGGACCGCACCGAGCAACTGTTCCTTCGGGTGGGGCTGGAAGCCGACCACATGCGCCGTTTCCCGCACGAATTCTCTGGCGGCCAGCGCCAGCGCCTGTCCATCGCACGGGCGCTATCGGTAAACCCGAAGCTGATCGTCGCGGACGAGCCGACCTCTGCGCTCGATGTCAGCGTGCAGGCTCAGGTGCTGGAACTTATGCTGGAACTTCAGCAAAGCCTCGGCCTCGCCTATCTCTTCATCAGCCACGACATGGCCGTGGTCGAAGAGGTCGCGCACCGCGTCGCGGTCATGCGCCGTGGCCGCATCGTGGAGATCGGGCCACGGCAAGCGGTGCTGAACGATCCGCGCCACGCCTACACCAAGGCTTTGCTGGCCGCCGTGCCGGTGCCCGATCCGACCCGCACACGCGGCGCCCTGCCGTCGCTCGACGCCGATCAGTTGCCCATGGGGCCGCTGACAGAAATCGCTCCCCAACACATGGTGGCCAGTTGA
- a CDS encoding DUF6963 family protein: protein MTIGIAVHAPGAARAALAGLEAVEAVGRGAIGGFVSLSIITPGGEVQNLGVQKGGARAMLADPDLTRLAAARLAVLMSSGPDRPEPLSQFTPAAADTGLMTGHRLPNMPGPAGTPPNLVALQALRNGLSAAEAINRALGDAPGLDAGLIALTLDGEIALANSASVAARDDIGQALVVEPGMSVAVMHNSILPHEALADLAVSAIRDTLAPKDAWTGSGTAIGLTVCDGAAERALLTDPDTGAILGFEAAASEWRRPAWEGCPVRRGDPVVAGGRVVGKVIQEAYCILRNGTVTQTRGGQTITWIQGDPS, encoded by the coding sequence TTGACTATTGGAATTGCAGTACATGCCCCCGGCGCCGCCCGTGCGGCGCTCGCGGGTCTCGAAGCGGTCGAAGCCGTCGGTCGTGGGGCGATAGGGGGCTTCGTCAGCCTGTCGATCATCACACCCGGCGGCGAGGTGCAAAACCTGGGTGTCCAGAAGGGCGGCGCTCGGGCCATGTTGGCAGACCCCGATCTGACGAGGCTCGCGGCGGCGCGCCTGGCCGTGCTCATGTCCTCTGGCCCCGACCGCCCCGAACCGTTGTCCCAGTTCACTCCGGCGGCGGCCGACACAGGGTTGATGACCGGTCACCGCCTGCCCAACATGCCCGGCCCCGCCGGAACGCCGCCGAACCTCGTGGCACTGCAGGCCCTGCGCAACGGGCTGTCCGCCGCCGAGGCGATCAACCGCGCCCTCGGCGACGCGCCAGGGCTCGACGCCGGACTGATCGCCTTGACGCTCGACGGAGAGATCGCGCTGGCAAACTCCGCCTCCGTCGCGGCGCGGGACGACATCGGACAAGCTTTGGTGGTCGAACCGGGCATGTCCGTCGCGGTGATGCACAATTCGATCCTCCCGCACGAGGCGTTGGCGGACCTTGCCGTCTCGGCGATCCGCGACACGCTGGCGCCAAAGGACGCATGGACCGGATCTGGCACGGCAATCGGGTTGACCGTCTGTGATGGCGCTGCCGAACGTGCGCTGCTGACCGACCCGGACACCGGCGCAATACTTGGGTTCGAAGCGGCAGCTTCCGAATGGAGAAGACCGGCCTGGGAAGGCTGCCCGGTCCGCCGGGGCGATCCCGTCGTCGCCGGCGGCCGCGTCGTCGGCAAGGTCATTCAGGAGGCGTATTGCATCCTCCGCAACGGCACCGTGACCCAAACGCGCGGCGGCCAAACGATCACCTGGATACAGGGGGACCCGTCATGA
- a CDS encoding N-acyl-D-amino-acid deacylase family protein — MRGDYECDLLIRGASVFDGTGAAPVTCDVAVAEDRIVAVGAALTLSAHDEVQADGLALAPGFIDVHTHDDLAAMSLDTSLPKLSQGVTTVVTGNCGISLGPTPLGRRDTVVPPLDLIATKDEYRYATFGDFLSAVRGIGPALNVVPLVGHTVLRARAVDDLSGPATEEEVAAMRQDLVAALDQGAAGLSTGLAYPPAKAATTEEVLALVREVATAGALWTTHMRDERTGVVSAVAETIDIARRSGARTLISHHKCCGEAAFGLSRTTLAMIEDARRDITLDIDVYPYTASSTVLIESFARDSRRVTVSWSDPHPEMAGRDLSEIAEIWGIPEMEALDRLRPGGAIYHQMDDGDLERILAWPPSLVGSDGLPRDRRPHPRLWGAFPRVLGHYVRERSLLNLSTAIAKMTGQTAAVLGLHDRGRITEGAAADLVLFDPALIRDAASFEDPARPAEGIVSVYLNGKLAYRPDAPGTTPCGTLLSRAP, encoded by the coding sequence ATGAGGGGCGATTACGAATGCGATCTTCTCATCCGTGGCGCTTCCGTTTTCGACGGGACTGGCGCAGCGCCTGTCACATGCGACGTTGCCGTTGCCGAAGACCGGATCGTGGCGGTCGGCGCCGCGCTGACACTGTCCGCCCACGACGAGGTGCAGGCCGACGGGCTGGCCTTGGCGCCGGGCTTCATCGACGTTCACACCCACGACGATCTGGCCGCCATGTCGCTGGACACCAGCCTGCCGAAACTGAGCCAGGGCGTCACCACTGTCGTGACTGGCAATTGCGGGATCAGCCTCGGGCCGACCCCGCTCGGGCGGCGGGATACCGTCGTGCCGCCGCTGGACCTGATCGCGACGAAGGACGAGTATCGCTATGCAACCTTCGGCGACTTCCTCTCTGCCGTCCGCGGCATTGGTCCCGCGTTGAACGTCGTTCCGCTGGTCGGCCACACGGTGCTGCGCGCGCGGGCGGTGGACGACTTGAGCGGGCCCGCCACCGAAGAGGAGGTCGCGGCCATGCGGCAAGACCTTGTCGCCGCGCTGGATCAGGGGGCTGCAGGCTTGTCGACCGGCCTCGCCTACCCGCCCGCCAAAGCCGCCACGACCGAAGAAGTGCTGGCCTTGGTGCGCGAGGTCGCCACTGCAGGCGCGCTCTGGACAACGCATATGCGCGACGAACGGACCGGGGTCGTGTCCGCCGTGGCCGAGACCATCGACATCGCCCGCCGCAGCGGCGCGCGCACGCTGATTTCACACCACAAATGCTGTGGCGAAGCTGCGTTCGGCCTGTCCCGGACGACACTGGCGATGATCGAGGACGCCCGGCGGGATATCACGCTGGACATCGACGTCTATCCCTACACAGCCAGCTCCACTGTGCTTATCGAAAGCTTCGCACGGGACAGCCGCAGGGTAACCGTAAGCTGGTCGGATCCGCATCCCGAGATGGCAGGTCGCGACCTGAGCGAAATCGCGGAAATCTGGGGCATTCCGGAGATGGAAGCGCTCGACCGGCTGCGCCCGGGCGGCGCGATCTATCACCAGATGGATGACGGAGACCTTGAGCGCATTCTGGCATGGCCCCCGTCGCTGGTGGGGTCCGACGGGTTGCCGCGTGACCGCAGGCCGCATCCCCGGCTTTGGGGAGCGTTCCCGCGGGTTCTTGGCCACTATGTGCGCGAACGGTCGCTGCTCAACCTGTCGACGGCAATCGCCAAGATGACCGGGCAGACGGCGGCTGTGCTTGGACTGCACGACCGCGGACGGATCACCGAAGGGGCCGCCGCCGATCTGGTGCTGTTCGACCCTGCCCTGATCCGCGATGCCGCCAGCTTCGAAGACCCGGCCCGGCCCGCCGAAGGGATCGTGTCAGTCTACCTGAACGGCAAACTCGCCTATCGTCCCGACGCCCCGGGCACCACGCCCTGCGGCACGCTGCTGTCCCGCGCCCCGTAG
- a CDS encoding arginine/lysine/ornithine decarboxylase — protein sequence MKFRFPIVIIDEDFRSENTSGLGIRALAQAIESEGFEVLGVTSYGDLSQFAQQQSRASAFVLSIDDEEFSPGPDLDPAVLNLKNFIDEVRWKNADVPIYVYGETKTSRHLPNGILRELHGFIHMFEDTPEFVAKHIIREAKSYLEYIQPPFFKELLDYAEDGSYSWHCPGHSGGVAFLKSPIGQMYHQFYGENMLRADVCNAVEELGQLLDHNGAIGESEKNAARIFNADHCFFVTNGTSTSNKMVWHHTVAPGDVVVVDRNCHKSILHSIIMTGAIPVFLKPTRNHWGIIGPIQRSEFEPEAIKAKIRANPLLEGVDPETVQPRILTLTQSTYDGVLYNTEVIKGMLDGWIENLHFDEAWLPHAAFHPFYGTYHAMGRKRERSKKSVTYVTQSVHKLLAGISQASHVLVQDSEETKLDRHLFNEAYLMHTSTSPQYSIIASCDVAAAMMEPPGGTALVEESLDEALDFRRAMRKVDEEFGNDWWFQVWGPDTLAEEGIGRAKDWELKKTDSEGVESSGEDAWHGFGDMARGFNMLDPIKATIITPGLDIDGLFSDEGIPASIVSKYLTEHGVVVEKTGLYSFFIMFTIGITKGRWNTLLAALQQFKDDYDRNNPLWRVMPEFCAAQRRYEKMGLKDLCQHVHTMYAKYDVARLSTEIYLSDHHPAMTPSEAFSHIARRTTQRVPIDELEGRVTTSLVTPYPPGIPLLIPGEVFNAKIVDYLRFNREFARECPGFETDIHGLVQEVGEGGVVHYFADCVA from the coding sequence ATGAAATTCCGCTTTCCCATCGTCATCATCGACGAGGATTTCCGATCCGAAAACACATCCGGCCTTGGCATCCGCGCCCTGGCTCAGGCCATCGAAAGCGAAGGGTTCGAGGTGCTCGGCGTCACCAGCTATGGCGACCTGAGCCAGTTTGCCCAGCAGCAAAGCCGCGCGTCGGCTTTCGTGCTGTCCATCGATGACGAGGAATTCAGCCCCGGGCCGGACCTCGACCCGGCGGTGCTGAACCTGAAGAACTTCATCGATGAAGTGCGCTGGAAGAACGCCGACGTGCCGATCTACGTCTACGGCGAGACCAAGACCAGCCGCCATCTGCCGAACGGCATCCTGCGCGAGCTGCACGGCTTCATCCACATGTTCGAGGACACGCCGGAGTTCGTGGCCAAGCACATCATCCGCGAAGCGAAAAGCTACCTCGAGTACATCCAGCCGCCGTTCTTCAAGGAGCTGCTGGATTACGCGGAGGACGGGTCCTATTCGTGGCACTGCCCGGGGCATTCGGGCGGCGTGGCTTTCCTCAAGTCGCCCATCGGGCAGATGTACCACCAGTTCTACGGCGAGAACATGCTGCGGGCCGACGTGTGCAACGCGGTTGAGGAACTTGGCCAGTTGCTGGACCACAATGGCGCCATCGGCGAGTCGGAGAAGAACGCGGCGCGTATCTTCAACGCGGATCACTGCTTCTTCGTGACCAACGGGACCAGCACGTCGAACAAAATGGTCTGGCACCATACCGTGGCGCCGGGCGACGTGGTGGTGGTCGACCGCAACTGCCACAAGTCGATCCTGCATTCGATCATCATGACGGGCGCGATCCCGGTTTTCCTGAAGCCCACCCGCAACCACTGGGGAATCATCGGTCCGATCCAGCGCTCGGAGTTCGAGCCCGAGGCGATCAAGGCCAAGATCCGCGCCAACCCGCTGCTGGAAGGCGTCGACCCGGAGACGGTCCAGCCGCGCATCCTGACGCTGACCCAATCGACCTATGACGGCGTGCTCTACAACACCGAGGTCATCAAGGGGATGCTGGACGGCTGGATCGAGAACCTGCATTTCGACGAAGCCTGGCTGCCGCACGCCGCCTTCCATCCGTTCTACGGCACCTATCACGCCATGGGCCGCAAGCGGGAGCGGAGCAAGAAATCAGTCACCTACGTCACGCAATCGGTGCACAAACTGCTGGCCGGGATTTCTCAGGCAAGCCACGTCCTGGTGCAGGACAGCGAAGAGACGAAGCTGGACAGGCACCTGTTCAACGAGGCGTACCTGATGCACACCTCGACCTCGCCGCAATATTCGATCATCGCGTCCTGTGACGTGGCCGCCGCGATGATGGAGCCTCCGGGCGGCACGGCGCTGGTAGAGGAAAGCCTTGACGAGGCGCTGGATTTCCGCCGCGCGATGCGCAAGGTCGACGAGGAATTCGGCAACGACTGGTGGTTCCAGGTCTGGGGGCCTGACACGCTGGCCGAGGAAGGCATCGGTCGCGCCAAGGACTGGGAGCTGAAGAAGACCGACAGCGAAGGCGTCGAAAGCTCGGGCGAGGACGCGTGGCACGGGTTTGGCGACATGGCCCGCGGGTTCAACATGCTGGACCCGATCAAGGCGACGATCATCACGCCGGGCCTGGACATCGACGGGCTGTTCTCGGACGAGGGCATCCCGGCCTCCATCGTGTCGAAGTACCTGACGGAGCATGGCGTGGTGGTCGAGAAGACCGGGCTTTATTCCTTCTTCATCATGTTCACCATCGGCATCACCAAGGGCCGGTGGAACACGCTTCTGGCGGCGTTGCAGCAGTTCAAGGACGACTACGACCGGAACAACCCGCTGTGGCGCGTCATGCCGGAGTTCTGCGCCGCGCAGCGCCGGTACGAGAAGATGGGCCTGAAGGATCTCTGCCAACATGTGCACACGATGTATGCGAAGTACGACGTTGCCCGCCTGTCGACGGAAATCTACCTGTCAGACCACCACCCCGCGATGACCCCGTCCGAGGCGTTCTCGCACATCGCGCGCCGCACGACCCAGCGCGTGCCGATCGACGAACTCGAAGGACGCGTGACCACGTCACTGGTGACGCCGTATCCGCCGGGCATCCCGCTCCTGATCCCGGGCGAGGTCTTCAATGCGAAGATCGTGGATTACCTGCGCTTCAACCGCGAGTTCGCGCGAGAATGCCCGGGCTTCGAGACCGACATTCATGGGCTGGTGCAGGAAGTGGGCGAAGGTGGTGTCGTCCATTACTTCGCGGATTGTGTCGCCTGA